One window from the genome of Chiroxiphia lanceolata isolate bChiLan1 chromosome 15, bChiLan1.pri, whole genome shotgun sequence encodes:
- the HNRNPA0 gene encoding heterogeneous nuclear ribonucleoprotein A0 produces MENSQLCKLFIGGLNVQTTEAGLREHFAAYGTLTDCVVVLNPQTKRSRCFGFVTYSAVEEADAAMAASPHAVDGNAVELKRAVSREDSAKPGAHAKVKKLFVGGLKGDVGEGDLVQHFSQFGPVEKAEIIADKQSGKKRGFGFVYFQNHDAADKAAVVKFHPIQGHRVEVKKAVPKEDIQAGGGGGGSSRPSRGGRGGGGGRGRGGGGSGNRDHNGLSKGGGGYNSYGGYGGGGGGGYGSYGGGSYGGGGGGGGGDYGNGYGGFGSYSQHQSSYGPMKSGGGGGGGGGNWGGRSNSGPYRGGYGGGGYGGGSF; encoded by the coding sequence atGGAGAACTCGCAGCTGTGCAAGCTGTTCATCGGCGGGCTGAACGTGCAGACCACGGAGGCCGGGCTGCGGGAGCACTTCGCGGCCTACGGCACCCTCACCGACTGCGTGGTCGTGCTCAACCCGCAGACCAAGCGCTCCCGCTGCTTCGGCTTCGTCACCTACTCGGCGGTGGAGGAGGCGGACGCCGCCATGGCCGCGTCCCCCCACGCGGTGGACGGGAACGCGGTGGAGCTGAAGCGGGCCGTGTCCCGGGAGGACTCGGCCAAGCCCGGCGCGCACGCCAAGGTGAAGAAGCTCTTCGTGGGCGGCCTGAAGGGGGACGTGGGTGAAGGGGACCTGGTGCAGCACTTCAGCCAGTTCGGCCCCGTGGAGAAGGCCGAGATCATCGCCGACAAGCAGAGCGGGAAAAAGCGCGGCTTCGGCTTCGTCTACTTCCAGAACCACGACGCCGCCGACAAGGCGGCCGTGGTCAAGTTCCACCCGATCCAGGGCCACCGCGTGGAGGTCAAGAAGGCCGTGCCCAAGGAGGACATCCaggcgggcgggggcggcggcggctcctccaGGCCCTCGcggggaggcagaggaggaggaggaggaaggggccggggcggcggcggctccggcaACCGGGATCACAACGGGCTCTCCAAAGGGGGCGGCGGCTACAACAGCTACGGCGGCTACGGCGGGGGCGGAGGCGGCGGGTACGGCTCCTACGGCGGCGGGTCCTAcggaggcggcggcggagggGGCGGCGGCGACTACGGCAACGGGTACGGCGGGTTCGGCAGCTACAGCCAGCACCAGTCCTCCTACGGCCCCATGAAGAGCGGcggaggaggtggaggagggggCGGCAACTGGGGGGGCCGCAGTAACAGTGGACCGTACAGAGGAGGTTACGGTGGGGGAGGCTACGGGGGCGGCTCGTTCTGA